In Novipirellula artificiosorum, the genomic window GGATCGACGTCGCTTGCATCGATGAGAATGATCGGTTTGGCGGCACCTGCCTGCGAGTCGGTTGTATCCCCAGCAAGGCGCTGTTGGAATCAAGCCATCTCTATGAAGAAGCGAAGCACCGGTTCGCCGGTCATGGATTGAAGATTGGGGAGGTCGGGTTGGATCTCGACGCGATGATGGCTCGAAAAGACAAAATTGTCGATGCGCTGACGGGTGGGATCGACATGCTGTTTAAGAAGAAAGGCGTGACCCCCTATCGCGGTCGCGGGAAGTTCACCGATAGCCAATCGGTCCAGGTTCAAGGGACCGACAACGTGCTGGTCCAAGCGGGCCGAATTCTGATCTGCGCTGGCAGTCGCCCTGCATCACTCAGCTTTGTCAAAGAAGACAACGACCGGATTGGCAATAGTACCACGGCGCTTGCGTTCCCCGAGGTGCCGAAACGCTTGGTCGTCATTGGTGGTGGCTATATCGGCTTGGAGATGAGTAGCGTTTGGAACCGCCTCGGTAGCGAAGTGATTGTCTTGGAAGCCCTCGACCATATCATGCCTGGCATTGATGCCGAATTCGCTCAACTTGCTCATCGAGTTTTCAAGAAACAGGGACTCGATATCCGCACCAGTACGTTCGTGGAGTCCGCGACTCGTGATGGAGACGAGTGTATGGTTGCGATCACAGGAGGTGAGCCGATTCGATGCGACCGAGTGCTGTTGTCGACAGGTCGCAGTCCTGCAACCGATGACATCGGCCTCGAAGCAATCGGACTTGAGACGGACAAGAAGGGGTTTATCTCGGTCAATGCCAACTACGAAACCGCCGTCGAGGGTGTCTATGCGGTTGGTGATTGCATCGGTGGCGCGATGTTGGCACATAAGGCGATGGAGGAAGGGATTGTTTGCGTCGAGCAGATGTCTGGGATCAAGACCCACATGAATTACGATGTGATTCCTGCAATCGTCTACACGCATCCCGAGATCGCGATGGTTGGAAAAACGGAAGAGCAATTGAAGGAAGCCGGGATCGAGTACAACAAGGGGGTCTGCCCCTTTGGTGCAAACGGCCGTGCTCGAACACTGGGCGAAATCGAGGGGCGAGTCAAAATTTTGGCAGATGCCAAGACCGACCGTGTGCTTGGTGTTCACATCATCGGCGCACGCGCGGGCGATCTGATTGCCGAAGCCGCCACCGCAATGGAGTTTGGGGCGAGCAGCGAAGACATCGCTCGTACCTGTCACGCACATCCAACGCTTGCCGAAGTTGTCCATGAGGCAGCATTGGCGGTTGACGGGCGTGCGATTCACACCGTGTAGAGTGGCCATAGGATGATCGATCGAGATTCGACGTTGGGTGCATTTTTTCGACAGCGAAGATCTGCTTGTTGAAATGACAGCAGGCGACGAGGACATCGAAACGCTTTGGAAAACAACCTCACTCAGGCAAATCGAATTCTGGAATCCGGGTCTACCCAAACGGCGATACAATCGCCCACAGGAATTCTCGTTGGAAGGAGGTGCACGCCCCTCGGCACCCATCCTCACTGGATCCCTTTGCCCCCCGCTCTGATGTTGTGCAGTTTTTAGTCGTGACGACTGCAGTGTTTAGATCTCCAACCACTCCTGACCGCGCGGGACGTGCGATAAATAACTTGCGTGTCTTGACTGTTGTCCGACTGTCCAAGTCGTTTTGTGTCGAGGGAACACTAGCCATTCTTTGAATGGCACGCTGCTAGCTGACGCTGAGGGACGTCGATTTCATCAATGATGCCAAAGGCATCAAAGACGGTAGCCCCGGGTCGCTGCAAGCGGACCCGGGGAAAACGCTCTCGCGGTCAGATTCGTGCTTGTGCTCGACCCACGTCTACCCTCTTGTAACCGCTAGCCAAGGATCTCGTCGACGATGCGGCCGTGGACATCGGTCAATCGGAAATCGCGACCGGCGTAACGATAGGTCAATCGTTTGTGGTCGAAGCCCATCAATCGCAGCATCGTTGCGTGCAGGTCATGAACATGGACGCGGTTTTCGACCGCTTGGAATCCAATCTCATCGGTGGCGCCGACAACGGTTCCGCCCTTGGCGCCACCGCCAGCGAGCCAAACGGTGAATCCGTAATGGTTGTGGTCACGTCCATTCATTTTTCCTTGATTGGAACCTTCTTTGGGCATCTCCACCACCGGCGTGCGACCGAATTCGCCACCCCAGATCACTAGCGTTTCATCGAGCAAGCCGGTTCGTTTTAAGTCCGAAAGCAACGCAGCGATCGGCCCGTCCACTTGGTTGGCTAAATCACGGTGGCGATCGTTCAAGTCGTCGTGGTTGTCCCAGGGTTGACCGGCGCCGGTGTAGAGTTGCACGTAGCGAACGCCTCGCTCTACCAAACGCCGCGCGATCAGCGTTTGTCGGGCAAAGTCGCCGGGGCCGTAGGCAGCAAGTGTCGCTTCCGATTCACCCGAAACGTCAAAGACATCCGATGCTTCATGTTGCATTCGGTAGGCAAGTTCGAACGATTCGATCCGCGATTCCAAGCGGGGGTCGAGTGGACGCGCCGAAGCATGGGTCTGGTTCAACCTTGCCAGCAGATCCAATTGCTGACGTTGGTCGGTTCCCGAAACGGCCTTCGAGCGAATGTTGTCAATCAGTTTTTCGACCCGCTCATGGCTCGAGTCAATGTACGTGCCCTGGTACTTCCCCGGCAAGAAACCGTTTTGCCAGTTCTGCGATTCCTTGATGGGATAGCCGCCGGGGCACATCACGATGAACGATGGTAAATTCTCATTCTCGCTGCCAAGTCCGTACGTTAACCACGACCCGACGCTTGGACGGACCAGTCGAGATTCGCCAGTGTTCATCAACATCAGCGACGGTTCATGATTGGGCACGTCGGCGTGCATCGAACGGATGACGCAAATATCATCGATATGGGCAGCGGTCTTCGAAAACAACTCACTGACCTCAATTCCGCTTTCCCCGTAAGGTTTGAACTTGAACGGCGAACGCATCACATGGCCCGTGGGTCGTTCGGTTTTTAAGTGATCGATCGGAGCGGACTTTCCATCGAACTTCAGCAATGCTGGCTTGGGATCAAATGTATCCACATGGCTTGGGCCGCCATTCATAAACAGGTGAATGACGTGTTTTGCCTTCGCAGGGAAATGCAACTCGACACGGTCGGATGCAAAGACTTCTCGAGTCAGCATGTCACCCAGCGCAATCGCACCGAGCCCGGTACCGCATCGATTCAGCCATTGCCGCCGAGAGATTGAGTCCATATTTGGGGTCATGGATCCATTGTACCAGAATCGCCAGCTACTTCAGTTCCTCGAAGCCGGCAACTTCGTCCTCAACGAGGGGCTCGCCGCCTCCAAATTCCTCCTCCGCACCAAATCCTTCATTTTCGCCAAATTCCTTTTCCACGGGCTGGTCTTCGGAAGCAGGATCCGCCTTGGAAACGGGGCCGCGAGCTTTCCGTTTGTTCAAAAAGGAAACAACGGGCACCGCGAAAACCACTGCCAGGAGAAACAAAACCCACAGAATGAAGTAGAACATCGAGCACGCGTTGCATGAGGCGAGAGAAACAGAATAGCCAACTTCTGAGGATAGTCGATCGCTGGCCGAAACACAAATCTTTGTCCCGGCCTTGCTGCACGAAACCCTAAGATCAGGGCCGTGTTTGCGGCTTCAACTCGTGGCAATCAAGAACCCGGCCCGCAATCGAGAGACCGGCCAGCACCGATTCGAATCCGTCGGCGGCCGGAACCGGTTCGTTTTGCGAGCCTGGTTCTAGTGCGTTGTCCAGATTAAAAATGAGGGTGAGACCGGACGGCTCGCGCCGTTCCGCTACAAGTTTTAGCGGCAGGGCGCGAGCCCTCCGGTCCCTCGAACCCTAGAATTAGAGATTGACAAAGCACTAGCCTGCGAGCGATCACTCCGTCTAGGCGGCGGTTTTTAGGAACTCTGCCAAGCGATCGGCACGCGAGGGGCTTTGTAGTTTGGCAACCGCTTTCGCTTCGATTTGTCGGACCCGTTCGCGCGTGACCTTGAAAATGCGACCACACTCTTCAAGGGTGTAGCTGTAGCCGTCGACCAAACCATAGCGTAAGCGAATGATTTCGCGTTCGCGGAACGTCAAGGTCTTCAAGAGTTCGTCGATCTTGCTGCGCAGGATTCCGCTGGCCGCGACCTTGACGGGATTGTCGTCGTCGCTGTCCTCGATGAACTCACCAAAGCTGCTGTCTTCACCTTCGCCGACCGGACGGTCCAAGCTTACCGGATGTCGTCCAATATCCATCACGCGTCGTACCTCTTCGAGAGGAATTTCGGTGGCCTGAGCGATCTCTTCGTAGGTCGGTTCGCGACGCAGGTCTTGGGTCAAACGCTTTTGTGCCTGACGTAGCTTGCTGAGCACATCGATCATGTGAACCGGAATGCGAATCGTGCGTGCCTGGTCCGCAATCGCTCGCGTGATTGCCTGGCGGATCCACCATGTCGCATACGTGCTGAATTTGAAACCTCGGCGATACTCATACTTGTCGACCGCTCGCATCAAACCTGTGTTCCCCTCTTGGATCAAGTCCAGGAACGACAGACCGCGGTTGCGATACTTTTTCGCAATCGAAACGACCAATCGCAAGTTGCCACTGCTGAGTCTTCGCTTCGTCGCTTCGTACTCGTCAAAGTGTCGCCGTGTTTTGGCAATGCGGTTATGCAGGCTCTTGGGACTTTCCTGAGTCACGATCATCAACTCACGCAATTCCTGTCGCAAATCGGCTGCCTCATCGCGACTCATCGCATCGTTGCCAAGATCCGCTAGCCGATCGCGAATGAAGTTCATCCGGCGCGAGATCTTTTCGAGTTGGCCAAGCAGCGGTGTGACGCGGCGGCTACGCAGGCTAAGCTCTTCAACCAGTTGCAAGCACTTGCGTCGATTGCGGATGAACCGACGTCGCAGTTCAGCCTTCAATCGTGGCGAGACGCTTTTGCGGACCATTTGGTCAAAGTCCTCTTTGTTCTGAGCAATCAAAACATCAAGGGTGCGCAAATTGTGAGGCATCCGAGCCGTGATTTGTTCTTTCGTCAAACGCTCGGTCAGCGAGACCTTGATGGTTCGGTCGAACGGCAGTTCACCGTCGTGGACACGGTGTAGGACCTCGACGGTACTGCGCAGTGCATAGTCGGATTCCAGCAGGGTGCGGCGGTATTGGCGACGAGTGATTTCGATCTTTTTAGCAAGCGAGATTTCTTCCTCGCGAGTCAGCAGCGGAATCTCGGCCATTTGGCTCAAGTACATTCGGATCGGGTCATCGCTCGCCTTAGGAGCTTCGACAGAAACCAGCGGGGTCTCCTCCTCGGTGAACCGCATGTCGGCCAGACGGGGTTCCGGTGTCTTGCCAGCCGCTTCGATCGCTTTCTTTTCCGAAGCCTCGATCAGTTGGATGCCGTGCCGTTCGATGGCGACCATCAAACCTTCAAGCTTTTCGGGATTGACGTCTTCGTCGGGAAGGTACGCGTTGACTTCGTCGTACGTGAGGAATCCATCCTTGGATCCGCGGGCGATTAATTGCGAAAGAGATTGGTCCATCAATTGCATCTGAAAACCTCATGTTTTGCGACGTCACCTTCAAATCGGTCCATGGAAGGGCGAACGTCTTGGGTCGAATGAAAAATCGTTTTTCGGTCGGACGGTTTTGGCGGATCAAATCGTTGGATCCACTGATCTCCTGCGGGTGCCCATCAGAGGCGTTCGGTGATCAAAAAATCGTCAAAAAATCGGTTGCTTGCTTATCGGGAAAGCGAGCGAGAATTTGCCGGGGTCTCCTCTGGGGCCATGGGATGGGAAGTACGGTAAAGCCTATTCATTTTCGATTCCGTGGCGTGACCGCTCGGCATCGAACAGGCTCTTCAATAGAGCCTCCTCTTCGTCAGCTGCCAATACCAAAGATTCAAGTTTTGCGATTTGACGAGTTTTTTCTTCCGAGAATTCTCGTTGGTGATAGTTCAGAATGACGGTTGCATACCGCTGTTGCGGGGTTTGTGTCGACATGCCTTCGCGGCGTTGAACGCGATCTTGGAGTGTGACAACTTCGTTTTTTAGGTACTCGTTCTCAAGGACCAGCAACAAGGAATCCACCGACAAGTCCCGTCCTTCAAAATCCAAATCCTGGTAGGCGGACAACAACATTTTGGCGGTGATCGAATCGAGCCAGTTGGGATCAATCGACTCGACCGCCATGGCAGCGAGCGACGGCGACTCAATCAATGTTTCGAACAGTTCCCGGTCGGTTCCGCTTAAGGGGCTCAGTCGATCCGGCGGGGCCGACTCGGCGACCCTTGCGGTCGTGGGGGACGAGACGTCCATCCCTGCAAAGTCGGACTCCATCTCACCCGCTTCTGCAAAGGCGTCATTGGGATCGAACGGCCGGCGTGCGGTGGGTGGGCAGGAATTTGGATTTCGCTGCGGCTGCGACCGAGGGGTTGGTGGCCGCGAGTTCGGCGGGCCCGTGCTTGAGCTGCGCTGTGGCGCGGGACGACGGGCCGATTTTGTTTTGCGGATCTGATCGAGCCGCTGGTTCAATCGTTCGCTCGCAATCCCAAAGGTCCGCGACATTCGCAGCATCAGCTGGTCGACTTTTAAATTCGCACCGCGTGGTGCCTGGGCGACGATCCCCAGCAGTGACTCGATCGCTTGCGTCACCTGGTGAGTGTCGCGAGTCACATCAACGCCGTCGGTCAAGCGATTCAATTTGTGTTCGAGAGCATCCGGCGCCTTGGCAACAAGCTCGTCAAAGGCGGCTCGACCTTGGGCAGCCAGGAAATCCGCAGGGTCGTTTCCTTCGGGAAGCGTCAACACTCGCAAATCCACATCTGCGCGGACGAACAAATCGAGTATCTGGTCGGCTCGGGTTTGCCCCGCAGCGTCACCGTCGAGCACCAATACGACGCGCTGCGAAAAACGCTTCAGCAATCGAATGTGATCCTCACCGAGTGCCGTACCGAGCACCGCAACCGCCGATTCAACTCCCGCTTGGCGGGCCGCGACAACGTCGGTGTAGCCTTCCATCACCAAGGCTTCGCCGCCGCGTCGAATCGCTTCACGAGCGAGTTGCAAACCGTACAGTTGGTGAGACTTTCTATACAACCGGGTTTCTGGCCCGTTGATGTATTTGGCTCCGCCGCCGTCATCGCCACGTCTCGACGCGATCGCTGGGATGACACGACCTCCGAGCGAGATCGGTCGGTCCTGCAAGTCGTGAATGGGGAACATCAATCGGCCGCGGAAACGATCGTAGTGGCCGCCACCGCTGCGGGAAATTGCCAAGCCTGCTGCTTCCGCCACTTCGCCCGTGAAGTTATTGTTTCTCAATAAGTCGACGGCAAACGTCCACGACTCGGGGGAGAAACCCACTTGAAATCGTTTGCGGTTTTCGTCATCAATCCCACGCTCCGCCAAATAATCTCGGGCAATTTTGGCATCGTCGCTGGTGCCGTCTTCTAACTGGGCGAAATAGGCGTCGGAAACCAACTTCATCGCCGCCAACAACGTCGCCTTGTCGTCAGGGCTTCCCGGTTGTGTCTTTTTGCCTTGGCGAAATTCTTCGATTTCAATACCGGCTTGTTCGGCCAGCATGCGAAGGGCGGA contains:
- the lpdA gene encoding dihydrolipoyl dehydrogenase, which encodes MKTVRHELVILGGGPAGYVAAIRAAQLGIDVACIDENDRFGGTCLRVGCIPSKALLESSHLYEEAKHRFAGHGLKIGEVGLDLDAMMARKDKIVDALTGGIDMLFKKKGVTPYRGRGKFTDSQSVQVQGTDNVLVQAGRILICAGSRPASLSFVKEDNDRIGNSTTALAFPEVPKRLVVIGGGYIGLEMSSVWNRLGSEVIVLEALDHIMPGIDAEFAQLAHRVFKKQGLDIRTSTFVESATRDGDECMVAITGGEPIRCDRVLLSTGRSPATDDIGLEAIGLETDKKGFISVNANYETAVEGVYAVGDCIGGAMLAHKAMEEGIVCVEQMSGIKTHMNYDVIPAIVYTHPEIAMVGKTEEQLKEAGIEYNKGVCPFGANGRARTLGEIEGRVKILADAKTDRVLGVHIIGARAGDLIAEAATAMEFGASSEDIARTCHAHPTLAEVVHEAALAVDGRAIHTV
- a CDS encoding DUF1501 domain-containing protein, yielding MDSISRRQWLNRCGTGLGAIALGDMLTREVFASDRVELHFPAKAKHVIHLFMNGGPSHVDTFDPKPALLKFDGKSAPIDHLKTERPTGHVMRSPFKFKPYGESGIEVSELFSKTAAHIDDICVIRSMHADVPNHEPSLMLMNTGESRLVRPSVGSWLTYGLGSENENLPSFIVMCPGGYPIKESQNWQNGFLPGKYQGTYIDSSHERVEKLIDNIRSKAVSGTDQRQQLDLLARLNQTHASARPLDPRLESRIESFELAYRMQHEASDVFDVSGESEATLAAYGPGDFARQTLIARRLVERGVRYVQLYTGAGQPWDNHDDLNDRHRDLANQVDGPIAALLSDLKRTGLLDETLVIWGGEFGRTPVVEMPKEGSNQGKMNGRDHNHYGFTVWLAGGGAKGGTVVGATDEIGFQAVENRVHVHDLHATMLRLMGFDHKRLTYRYAGRDFRLTDVHGRIVDEILG
- a CDS encoding sigma-70 family RNA polymerase sigma factor; its protein translation is MQLMDQSLSQLIARGSKDGFLTYDEVNAYLPDEDVNPEKLEGLMVAIERHGIQLIEASEKKAIEAAGKTPEPRLADMRFTEEETPLVSVEAPKASDDPIRMYLSQMAEIPLLTREEEISLAKKIEITRRQYRRTLLESDYALRSTVEVLHRVHDGELPFDRTIKVSLTERLTKEQITARMPHNLRTLDVLIAQNKEDFDQMVRKSVSPRLKAELRRRFIRNRRKCLQLVEELSLRSRRVTPLLGQLEKISRRMNFIRDRLADLGNDAMSRDEAADLRQELRELMIVTQESPKSLHNRIAKTRRHFDEYEATKRRLSSGNLRLVVSIAKKYRNRGLSFLDLIQEGNTGLMRAVDKYEYRRGFKFSTYATWWIRQAITRAIADQARTIRIPVHMIDVLSKLRQAQKRLTQDLRREPTYEEIAQATEIPLEEVRRVMDIGRHPVSLDRPVGEGEDSSFGEFIEDSDDDNPVKVAASGILRSKIDELLKTLTFREREIIRLRYGLVDGYSYTLEECGRIFKVTRERVRQIEAKAVAKLQSPSRADRLAEFLKTAA
- the dnaG gene encoding DNA primase, giving the protein MSLPADFDLKERVRASVDIVDVVGSTLELHPAGRNFVARCPWHNDRRPSLTVNQERQTWKCWVCDIGGDIFSYVMQRDGVDFPSALRMLAEQAGIEIEEFRQGKKTQPGSPDDKATLLAAMKLVSDAYFAQLEDGTSDDAKIARDYLAERGIDDENRKRFQVGFSPESWTFAVDLLRNNNFTGEVAEAAGLAISRSGGGHYDRFRGRLMFPIHDLQDRPISLGGRVIPAIASRRGDDGGGAKYINGPETRLYRKSHQLYGLQLAREAIRRGGEALVMEGYTDVVAARQAGVESAVAVLGTALGEDHIRLLKRFSQRVVLVLDGDAAGQTRADQILDLFVRADVDLRVLTLPEGNDPADFLAAQGRAAFDELVAKAPDALEHKLNRLTDGVDVTRDTHQVTQAIESLLGIVAQAPRGANLKVDQLMLRMSRTFGIASERLNQRLDQIRKTKSARRPAPQRSSSTGPPNSRPPTPRSQPQRNPNSCPPTARRPFDPNDAFAEAGEMESDFAGMDVSSPTTARVAESAPPDRLSPLSGTDRELFETLIESPSLAAMAVESIDPNWLDSITAKMLLSAYQDLDFEGRDLSVDSLLLVLENEYLKNEVVTLQDRVQRREGMSTQTPQQRYATVILNYHQREFSEEKTRQIAKLESLVLAADEEEALLKSLFDAERSRHGIENE